CCTGCTTACCCAGGGCTTTGCCATTGCCGGGCAGGCGCATGGGCTCACCCATGACAACGCCCGTTACTTCGGCCTGATCGAGGTCAGCGGCTTTACCCACAACCCGGACTACCACTACGTGGTCGGCGTGCGAAACTCCCACGACATGCGCTTCTCTGCCGGGCTCGTCGCGGGCAGCCAGGTGCTTGTCTGCGATAATCTGTCTTTTTCGGGCGAGATCCAGTTGGCCCGCAAGCACACCCCGCGTATCCTCGACGACCTGCCCCGGCTGGTTGATGCCGCTGTGGGCAAGCTCAGGCGCTACTGGGACCAGCACGATTACCGGGTCATCCGTTACCGCGAGGCCCGCATCAATGACCGGCGTGCCCATGATCTGGTTATCCGCGCTGTCGATACCGGTGTCATGGCCAACGGATACATCCCCAAGGTCCTCTCTCTGTGGAGAAAGCCCCGTCATGAAGCGTTCATACCCCGCACCCTCTGGAGCCTCCAGAACACCTTTACGGAAGTCTTCAAGGGCCGCGTGGACCTACTCCCGGACAGAACCTGACGCCTGCACCGACTCCTCGACCATGAGGCCGGACTCAACTAGGCCTCACAAGCCCTTGGTGTAAACCATGGTTTACACCGGAGAAGCCCCACCATCGGCCCTACCACGATTCGGCAGGGACCCAGGGGGGCTTTTCTTTAGCTGGGAGGTTCAAGATACGGCTTTGCCTTGAATCCAAATCCTAAGTCAGCAGACTTCCTCATTACCCGGACTTCATCCGCGAACAGCTTTGCCTTGAATCCAAATCCTAAGTCAGCAGACTTCACGCATCACGACTTCCGCCATTTCTTTGCTTTGCCTTGAATCCAAATCCTAAGTCAGCAGACTCCTCGTAGGCCTTACCATCGCGCAGGCAGAGCTTTGCCTTGAATCCAAATCCTAAGTCAGCAGACTCTGTGGGCCGTGAGCGAGGGAGCGGTCGAGGCTTTGCCTTGAATCCAAATCCTAAGTCAGCAGACTGACCCGCCATGCCCGTCGCTCTCAAGAGAGCTTTGCCTTGAATCCAAATCCTAAGTCAGCAGACTCGCGACTGGGAGGACGTCGTCGCCTTTTACGCTTTGCCTTGAATCCAAATCCTAAGTCAGCAGACTCATATCTTCCGAGTACATGCGCTTGACCTCGCTTTGCCTTGAATCCAAATCCTAAGTCAGCAGACTTGCATTCCCGAGTCTGCTGACAATTAGGGCCTTACCAAAGTTGTATCTGTTCCGGGAGTCCCTCGGGGGGCATTCTTTCGGCTGGTTTGCCATGGATAACCAGGCTTCGCTGCCATTGGGATTGGGTAACGTACCAGGCCCGAACTTTTCCTTCAGGAGGAATTTCCTGTTCAACCCGACGCAGATGAGTCTGCATGCGCGAGTATGTAACCATTGGGCGGGCATATACTGAGAATTGTATCATCTGAAAACCATCGTTCAACAGAAATTTACGAAAGTCCGCATATGCCTTACGGGCTTCCTTTTCTGTGACCGGCAGGTCGAAGGCCACAATCAGCCAGCCCATTTTGAATTTGAGGGGGTCCATGGTTTATAGCTACGTGTTTGTCCAG
The genomic region above belongs to Ruficoccus amylovorans and contains:
- a CDS encoding DUF932 domain-containing protein, giving the protein MITDTIEPVSATTTKPCNLLLHCGSHAVSRGELAQAPTPPPTSTWRPIAHLKLLQVVEVALLTQGFAIAGQAHGLTHDNARYFGLIEVSGFTHNPDYHYVVGVRNSHDMRFSAGLVAGSQVLVCDNLSFSGEIQLARKHTPRILDDLPRLVDAAVGKLRRYWDQHDYRVIRYREARINDRRAHDLVIRAVDTGVMANGYIPKVLSLWRKPRHEAFIPRTLWSLQNTFTEVFKGRVDLLPDRT
- the cas2 gene encoding CRISPR-associated endonuclease Cas2 — protein: MDPLKFKMGWLIVAFDLPVTEKEARKAYADFRKFLLNDGFQMIQFSVYARPMVTYSRMQTHLRRVEQEIPPEGKVRAWYVTQSQWQRSLVIHGKPAERMPPEGLPEQIQLW